From the genome of Deinococcus sp. AJ005, one region includes:
- a CDS encoding ABC transporter substrate-binding protein, which yields MRPIQTLTALAVLSLSLASAQSTIKIGAITSLSGRFATFGAMQQAGFKVAIDELNAKGGVNGQKLELLLEDDASDTNKALNAAEKLVNAKVPVIIGAYSSGVTKPLSQYLARVKVPLLVATAIDETITKPGNPYTFRVNNQSSVYTRSLIDELKRIGGMKTAVVLTSNDAFGKSVLTDATKLLPAAGFTVLSKDTYDKGLTDFRPLLNRYKGQNPDVVIFASYEEDAVALAKQVKEVGLAPKIISGIATGFALPDFLKGAGSTAENFLVTMVWNADVKYPGAASLNTRLKAALGGEEPSQHAAQSYAAMLAATDAIKRGGTDPEKVRVALESTKLNTAFGPVTFRDYAGYQNQNSVVGLITQVQGGKFVTIGPASAATGKIVLPKR from the coding sequence GTGCGCCCAATCCAGACCCTGACCGCCCTCGCCGTTCTCTCCCTCTCGCTGGCCTCTGCCCAAAGCACGATCAAGATCGGGGCCATCACCAGCCTTTCGGGGCGCTTCGCCACCTTCGGGGCCATGCAGCAGGCGGGCTTTAAAGTCGCCATTGACGAACTGAATGCCAAGGGTGGTGTGAACGGCCAGAAGTTAGAGCTGCTGCTGGAAGACGACGCCAGCGACACCAACAAGGCATTGAACGCCGCCGAGAAACTGGTCAATGCAAAGGTGCCAGTGATTATCGGTGCGTACAGCAGCGGGGTCACCAAGCCGCTGTCGCAGTATCTGGCGCGGGTCAAGGTGCCGCTGCTCGTCGCCACCGCCATTGACGAGACCATCACCAAGCCGGGCAATCCATACACCTTCCGCGTCAACAACCAGAGCAGCGTCTATACCCGCAGCCTGATCGACGAGCTGAAACGGATCGGCGGCATGAAGACGGCTGTAGTGCTGACCAGCAACGACGCCTTTGGCAAGAGCGTGCTGACCGACGCCACCAAACTGCTGCCTGCCGCCGGATTCACGGTGCTGAGCAAGGACACCTACGACAAGGGTCTGACCGACTTTCGCCCGCTGTTGAACCGCTACAAGGGCCAGAACCCCGACGTGGTGATCTTTGCCAGCTATGAGGAAGACGCCGTGGCCCTCGCCAAGCAGGTGAAAGAAGTGGGACTGGCCCCAAAGATCATTTCTGGCATCGCCACCGGTTTCGCCCTGCCCGACTTCCTGAAGGGTGCGGGGTCCACTGCCGAGAACTTTCTGGTCACGATGGTCTGGAACGCCGACGTGAAATATCCGGGTGCGGCCAGCCTGAACACCCGCCTGAAAGCCGCGCTGGGCGGTGAAGAACCCTCCCAGCACGCCGCTCAGAGCTACGCGGCGATGCTGGCCGCCACCGACGCCATCAAACGCGGCGGCACGGACCCCGAGAAAGTCCGCGTTGCGCTGGAAAGCACCAAGCTGAACACCGCTTTCGGCCCGGTCACCTTCCGCGATTACGCCGGATACCAGAACCAGAACAGCGTTGTGGGCCTGATCACGCAGGTTCAGGGCGGCAAATTTGTAACCATCGGCCCGGCCAGCGCGGCGACGGGCAAGATCGTCCTGCCTAAGCGGTAA
- a CDS encoding NADH-quinone oxidoreductase subunit 15 has translation MSHAPDSALYTQWIELLGWLEAGAAARGLTFEKVADFPDYIYRMERPYDLPTTVMSASVGVAGQPLIVAAVSPRHVDLKGVSLRLMGGSKHWHLHAGQTGLLEGKRPFTQERLDTLMDGALRGVA, from the coding sequence ATGTCACACGCACCAGATTCGGCGCTGTATACGCAGTGGATAGAGTTGCTCGGTTGGCTGGAAGCCGGAGCGGCGGCGCGCGGCCTGACCTTTGAAAAGGTGGCCGACTTCCCCGATTACATCTACCGCATGGAACGCCCCTATGACCTGCCCACCACAGTCATGAGCGCCAGCGTGGGTGTGGCCGGGCAACCGCTGATCGTGGCGGCAGTCAGCCCGCGCCATGTGGACCTGAAAGGCGTCAGCCTGCGCCTGATGGGCGGCAGCAAACACTGGCACCTGCACGCCGGGCAAACTGGTTTGTTGGAGGGGAAACGGCCCTTCACGCAGGAGCGGCTGGACACGCTTATGGACGGGGCTTTGAGAGGCGTGGCCTGA
- a CDS encoding ABC transporter substrate-binding protein: MRTSLKKTALFTLALTLAATASAQDTIKVGAITSVTGRFAEFGKMQLAGFKVGVAEVNKNGGVLGKKLELVIEDNASDVNKGLAAAERLVNAGVPLVLNEYSSSLVKAQAQYLARQKVPNLVITSSGDDITKPGNDYIFRLNQPASAYARVILDLFKANKFKSMAIIAGTGSFEKSVADAANSIAKEYGITVMEDQRYDKGLTDFRPVLNRIKAKNPDGILMVSYAEDSVALMRQAREVGVKPRLFAGGAAGFALPDFIKDSGAAAENVVTATAWIPQLRYAGTQKLNVDLKKALGGADPSYHAAQAYAGVLTAAAAINKAGSVDREKVRAALGTVNIQTAFGPIQFKDYDGFKNQNPLEMVAQQVQKGAFVPVYPKSVIPRALTFERK, translated from the coding sequence ATGCGCACATCTCTCAAAAAGACCGCCCTCTTCACCCTCGCCCTGACCCTGGCTGCCACCGCTAGCGCGCAGGACACCATCAAAGTCGGCGCGATCACCTCCGTCACCGGGCGTTTCGCCGAGTTCGGCAAGATGCAACTGGCCGGGTTCAAGGTTGGCGTGGCCGAGGTCAACAAGAATGGCGGCGTGCTGGGTAAGAAGCTGGAACTGGTCATTGAAGACAATGCCAGCGACGTGAACAAGGGGCTGGCCGCCGCCGAACGTCTGGTCAACGCGGGCGTGCCGCTGGTGCTGAACGAGTATTCCTCCAGTCTGGTCAAGGCGCAGGCGCAGTATCTGGCCCGCCAGAAGGTGCCGAATCTGGTCATCACGTCCAGCGGCGACGACATCACCAAGCCTGGCAACGACTACATCTTCCGCCTCAACCAGCCCGCCAGCGCCTACGCCCGCGTGATTCTGGACCTGTTCAAGGCCAACAAATTCAAGAGCATGGCGATCATTGCCGGGACGGGTTCGTTTGAAAAAAGTGTGGCCGACGCCGCCAACAGCATTGCCAAGGAGTACGGCATCACGGTGATGGAAGACCAGCGCTACGACAAGGGCCTGACTGATTTCCGGCCTGTGCTGAACAGGATTAAAGCCAAGAACCCCGACGGCATCCTGATGGTCAGCTATGCCGAGGACAGCGTGGCCCTGATGCGTCAGGCCCGCGAGGTGGGCGTCAAGCCGCGCCTGTTTGCCGGGGGCGCTGCCGGATTCGCGCTGCCCGATTTCATCAAGGACAGTGGGGCCGCCGCCGAGAACGTCGTGACCGCTACGGCCTGGATTCCGCAGCTTCGCTACGCCGGAACGCAGAAGCTGAACGTGGACCTCAAGAAGGCGCTGGGCGGGGCCGATCCCAGCTACCACGCGGCGCAGGCGTACGCGGGCGTGCTGACCGCTGCCGCCGCCATCAACAAGGCGGGCAGCGTGGACCGCGAGAAGGTCAGGGCCGCGCTGGGCACGGTCAACATTCAGACTGCCTTTGGCCCGATCCAGTTCAAGGATTACGACGGCTTCAAGAACCAGAACCCGCTGGAAATGGTGGCCCAGCAGGTGCAGAAGGGTGCATTCGTGCCGGTGTACCCCAAGTCGGTGATCCCCCGCGCCCTGACGTTTGAGCGCAAGTAA
- the paaA gene encoding 1,2-phenylacetyl-CoA epoxidase subunit PaaA, with protein MTQSIIQPNSHIAPNETAEQHAAFEARIERGEKIEAGDWMPAEYRRQLIRMISQHAHSEVVGMLPEGEWIASAPTLKRKTILMAKVQDEAGHGQYLYHAAETLGATREGMIDALLTRRAKYSSIFNYPTTSWADVGMIGWLVDGAAIKNQTMLAGASYGPYSRAMVRICSEETFHHKQGKEMIVAYAVGTPAQREMAQDALNRWWWPALMMLGPHDADSPNTGIMSKWGVKLKTNDEVRQEFINEHAPELLEAGLTIPDPDLHQDEQGNWKHGPIDWTEFWAVIKGERGLGAERLATRQAAHDDGAWVREALQAYTDRQRAVAAD; from the coding sequence ATGACCCAGTCCATAATCCAGCCCAACAGCCATATTGCGCCGAACGAAACCGCCGAGCAGCACGCCGCTTTTGAAGCCCGCATTGAGCGCGGCGAGAAGATTGAGGCTGGCGATTGGATGCCCGCCGAGTACCGCCGCCAACTGATCCGCATGATCTCGCAGCACGCGCATAGCGAAGTGGTGGGCATGCTCCCCGAAGGCGAGTGGATTGCCAGCGCGCCGACGCTGAAGCGCAAAACCATCCTGATGGCGAAGGTGCAGGACGAGGCCGGGCATGGGCAGTACCTCTACCACGCTGCCGAGACTTTGGGCGCAACCCGCGAGGGCATGATTGACGCCCTGCTGACGCGCCGCGCCAAGTACAGCTCCATCTTCAACTATCCCACCACCAGTTGGGCCGACGTGGGCATGATCGGCTGGCTGGTGGACGGCGCGGCGATTAAAAACCAGACCATGCTGGCGGGCGCGAGCTACGGCCCCTACAGCCGCGCGATGGTGCGGATTTGCAGCGAGGAAACCTTCCATCACAAACAGGGCAAGGAAATGATCGTGGCCTACGCTGTGGGCACCCCCGCCCAGCGCGAGATGGCCCAGGACGCCCTGAACCGCTGGTGGTGGCCCGCCCTGATGATGCTTGGCCCGCACGACGCCGACAGCCCCAACACCGGAATCATGAGCAAGTGGGGCGTGAAACTCAAGACCAACGACGAGGTGCGGCAGGAGTTCATCAACGAACACGCCCCCGAGTTGCTGGAAGCTGGGCTGACCATTCCTGACCCCGACTTGCACCAGGACGAGCAGGGCAATTGGAAGCACGGCCCGATTGACTGGACCGAGTTCTGGGCCGTGATCAAGGGCGAGCGCGGGCTGGGCGCGGAACGCCTCGCCACCCGTCAGGCCGCCCACGACGACGGGGCCTGGGTGCGCGAAGCCTTGCAGGCGTACACGGATCGTCAGCGGGCCGTGGCTGCGGACTGA
- a CDS encoding polyprenyl synthetase family protein — protein MRPDLLSRVLSLLPEHGTRPEYQAYYDMLRDYPKRGGKGIRSELLLASARVHGVVRDTPQWEAALWLAAALELFQNWVLIHDDIEDDSEERRGQPALHRLHGIPLAINAGDALHAYMWAAVHKANVAGGMDEFLNMIHHTAKGQHLDLCWVEGRRWNLVEEDYLEMVRQKTAYYTVVIPLRLGALAAGVAPSEQFTPAGLALGAAFQIRDDVLNLEGDAAKYGKEIGGDLLEGKRTMIVLHWLRTAPGAQRQAFLKQMGLNRPDKDLQTIADIHRWLLDSGSVTYAQDYAHAQAEEGLKLLSQTFENAPDQQAAGELLNAMRELATREA, from the coding sequence ATGCGTCCTGATCTGCTGTCCCGCGTCCTTTCTCTGCTGCCCGAACACGGCACGCGCCCCGAATACCAGGCCTATTACGACATGCTGCGCGACTACCCTAAGCGCGGTGGCAAAGGCATTCGCAGCGAACTGCTGTTGGCCAGCGCCCGCGTTCACGGCGTGGTCAGGGACACCCCGCAGTGGGAGGCGGCCCTGTGGCTGGCCGCCGCGCTGGAACTGTTTCAGAACTGGGTGCTGATCCACGACGACATCGAGGACGACTCGGAAGAGCGCCGGGGCCAGCCCGCCCTGCACCGCCTGCACGGTATTCCGCTGGCGATCAATGCCGGGGACGCCCTGCACGCCTATATGTGGGCCGCTGTCCATAAGGCCAACGTGGCGGGCGGCATGGATGAGTTTCTGAATATGATCCATCACACGGCCAAGGGCCAGCATCTGGACTTGTGTTGGGTGGAGGGTCGCCGCTGGAACCTCGTGGAAGAGGACTATCTGGAGATGGTGCGCCAGAAGACGGCCTATTACACGGTGGTCATTCCGTTGCGGCTGGGGGCGCTGGCGGCAGGCGTTGCGCCCTCCGAGCAGTTCACTCCGGCGGGTTTAGCGCTCGGCGCGGCCTTTCAAATCCGGGACGATGTGCTGAATCTGGAAGGTGACGCGGCCAAGTACGGCAAGGAAATTGGGGGTGATCTGCTAGAGGGCAAGCGCACCATGATCGTGCTGCACTGGCTCCGAACTGCGCCGGGTGCCCAGCGTCAGGCGTTTCTCAAGCAGATGGGCCTCAACCGTCCCGACAAGGACTTGCAGACCATCGCAGACATTCACCGATGGTTGCTGGACAGCGGCAGCGTGACCTATGCCCAGGACTACGCCCACGCTCAGGCGGAAGAAGGGCTGAAGCTGCTCTCTCAGACCTTTGAAAATGCTCCAGACCAGCAGGCGGCGGGCGAATTGCTGAATGCCATGCGGGAGTTGGCAACCCGCGAGGCTTGA
- a CDS encoding phenylacetic acid degradation protein — MTDLQPDTQWPRWEIFKQDTEKRPYQGVGSVHAGDPDHALLTARNVFVRRPAAVSLWAVREDDILNATPEEVGTHPEVLDTPGETDTYHVGIKKTHKRSMTFVDMVESVEATGPGDALRQAREQHADALAWLVFPDSAIARTDDDPGTVESWFAPAKDKTYKQQQYYGVIGKHVGELKREGRMPRRATEEPHAGDHKVYDHPHDASPAELQTHEVQKPEVQK; from the coding sequence ATGACTGACCTTCAACCCGATACCCAGTGGCCCCGTTGGGAAATCTTTAAGCAGGACACCGAGAAACGCCCCTATCAGGGGGTGGGCAGCGTCCACGCAGGCGATCCTGACCACGCTTTGCTGACCGCCCGTAACGTGTTTGTGCGCCGCCCCGCTGCCGTCAGCCTGTGGGCCGTGCGCGAGGACGACATCCTGAATGCCACGCCGGAAGAAGTTGGCACGCACCCGGAAGTGCTGGACACGCCCGGCGAGACCGACACCTACCACGTGGGAATCAAAAAGACCCACAAGCGCAGCATGACGTTTGTGGATATGGTGGAATCTGTTGAGGCCACTGGTCCCGGCGACGCTCTCCGGCAGGCACGGGAACAGCACGCGGACGCGCTGGCGTGGCTGGTTTTTCCCGATTCGGCCATTGCCCGCACCGACGACGATCCTGGCACGGTGGAAAGCTGGTTTGCCCCGGCCAAAGACAAGACCTACAAGCAGCAGCAGTATTACGGTGTGATCGGCAAGCATGTCGGAGAGCTGAAGCGCGAGGGCCGGATGCCCCGCCGCGCCACCGAGGAGCCGCACGCGGGGGACCACAAGGTCTATGACCACCCGCACGATGCCTCGCCTGCCGAACTGCAAACGCATGAGGTCCAGAAACCCGAGGTACAGAAATGA
- a CDS encoding alpha/beta fold hydrolase has protein sequence MKMNRKTVALILLAGALTVGLAACAPTATTVPVPDAKATTGLRPALSGERKYLDLPGFGQVAYYVDTRGEGRPLVLTPSVNAAASAYEMKPVWDAYVGTRPVYAIEWPGFGSSARPDTQYTRELMTRSLNALIELIGADVDVVGLSLGSEFDARAALTEARIRSLALISPSGLGKPRGGTQEANAEDGGKKLYNRLNSVSTPLYAALRIKPSIEYFLSRSFRGPVDSGLVDYSLDATRQPGAKYAPVYFISGQLFTDDAYGELYSKLTIPVIVLYDQDGFVSFDRLQQFTQQDGVKAVRIEGTDGLPQFEKMPEVKAALDAFWAGLK, from the coding sequence ATGAAGATGAACCGAAAGACCGTCGCCCTGATCCTGCTGGCCGGAGCATTGACCGTGGGTCTGGCTGCCTGCGCCCCCACCGCCACCACCGTGCCCGTGCCAGACGCGAAGGCCACCACCGGATTGCGCCCGGCCCTGAGTGGGGAGCGGAAATACCTGGACCTCCCCGGCTTCGGGCAGGTGGCCTACTACGTGGATACGCGTGGGGAAGGCCGTCCGCTGGTCCTGACCCCCAGCGTGAATGCCGCCGCCAGTGCCTACGAGATGAAGCCCGTGTGGGACGCCTATGTGGGAACCCGCCCGGTCTACGCGATTGAATGGCCCGGCTTCGGCAGCAGCGCCCGCCCGGACACGCAGTACACCAGGGAATTGATGACCCGCTCACTGAACGCCCTGATAGAACTGATCGGAGCGGATGTGGATGTGGTGGGCCTCAGCCTGGGCAGCGAATTTGACGCCCGCGCCGCCCTGACCGAAGCCCGCATTCGCAGTCTGGCGCTGATCAGCCCCAGCGGACTGGGCAAACCGCGCGGCGGCACGCAGGAGGCCAACGCGGAGGACGGCGGCAAGAAGCTGTATAACCGCCTGAACTCGGTCAGCACGCCGCTGTACGCCGCCCTGCGAATCAAACCCAGCATCGAATACTTCCTGAGCCGGTCGTTCCGGGGGCCAGTGGACAGCGGACTGGTGGATTACTCGCTGGACGCCACCCGCCAGCCAGGGGCGAAATACGCGCCGGTGTACTTCATCAGCGGGCAACTGTTCACGGATGACGCCTACGGGGAGCTGTACAGCAAGCTGACCATTCCCGTCATCGTCCTTTATGACCAGGACGGCTTCGTCAGCTTTGACCGCCTGCAACAGTTCACCCAGCAAGACGGCGTGAAGGCCGTACGCATTGAGGGAACCGACGGGCTGCCCCAGTTCGAGAAAATGCCAGAAGTCAAGGCGGCGCTGGACGCTTTCTGGGCCGGGCTGAAGTAA
- the paaD gene encoding 1,2-phenylacetyl-CoA epoxidase subunit PaaD, whose protein sequence is MTAIQPQLTPQAIWAVLDTVPDPEIPVVSVTDMGMVRDVQIGEDGAVTVTFTPTFSGCPALHVIRESIGQAVRDLGASAVEVKSTLTPPWTTDWIKEDARERLRQYGIAPPAPAEDGLIQLQADATRCPRCASFDVRMTGSFGPTLCKRLYVCDACKEPFEGFKSV, encoded by the coding sequence ATGACCGCAATTCAACCCCAACTGACCCCGCAAGCCATCTGGGCCGTGCTGGACACCGTGCCAGACCCCGAAATCCCGGTGGTGTCAGTCACCGATATGGGCATGGTGCGTGACGTGCAGATTGGCGAGGATGGCGCGGTCACGGTCACGTTCACGCCTACCTTCAGCGGCTGCCCGGCCCTGCACGTCATCCGCGAGAGCATCGGGCAGGCGGTGCGCGATCTGGGAGCCTCGGCGGTGGAGGTCAAAAGTACCCTGACGCCGCCCTGGACCACCGACTGGATCAAGGAAGACGCCCGCGAACGCCTGCGCCAGTATGGCATCGCCCCGCCCGCCCCCGCCGAGGACGGCCTGATTCAGTTGCAGGCCGACGCCACCCGCTGCCCCCGCTGCGCCAGCTTTGACGTGCGGATGACGGGCAGCTTTGGCCCCACGCTGTGCAAGCGTCTGTACGTGTGCGACGCGTGCAAGGAACCTTTTGAGGGTTTCAAGAGCGTCTGA
- a CDS encoding ABC transporter permease, whose amino-acid sequence MVWRIAARDLLSTLRDRRTLSATILMPLILIPALSLGLPLLLGSFIGGQQQERQKVGVVGTLPPALRTALEQDEKVDGKTVRAGVDLVPVTDPQKAVQSGDVDAAIQAPVALPTRAGEGSAALEVYAKLSSLSAQAGAYGKVQDVVDGYNRTLTLDRLKGLGLGADTLTPVTVKPIDASPPQEQRSGQLAFLIPFLMLQFILSGGMATAIDATAGEKERGTLESLLVSPVRRAEVVTGKLLATTITALLSACFSVLGFIVSGLVAAAFLASKSGLGADITASMGGQLSLTFGGTLGMLGLAASAALIISAVLIAIGIYARSFKEAQTYIAPLTLVIVLPAVMLQFADFLTLNTAVYAVPLFGSMVSILNIVKGAAQLDQILLAILANLIGAALLALLALHSFGREEVIFRN is encoded by the coding sequence ATGGTCTGGCGCATTGCCGCGCGCGATCTGCTGTCCACCCTGCGGGACCGCCGCACGCTGAGTGCCACCATCCTGATGCCGCTGATCCTGATTCCGGCGTTGTCGCTGGGGCTGCCCCTGCTGCTGGGCAGCTTTATCGGCGGCCAGCAGCAGGAACGGCAGAAGGTGGGCGTGGTGGGAACCCTGCCCCCGGCGTTACGCACGGCGCTGGAACAGGATGAGAAGGTGGACGGCAAGACGGTGCGCGCAGGCGTGGACCTCGTTCCCGTGACAGACCCGCAAAAGGCCGTGCAATCCGGTGATGTGGACGCGGCCATTCAGGCCCCAGTCGCCCTGCCCACCCGCGCCGGAGAGGGCAGCGCCGCGCTGGAGGTCTATGCCAAGCTAAGCAGCCTGAGCGCCCAGGCTGGTGCTTACGGCAAGGTGCAGGACGTGGTGGACGGCTACAACCGCACCCTGACGCTGGACCGATTGAAGGGCCTGGGCCTGGGTGCGGACACCCTGACGCCCGTGACCGTCAAACCCATCGACGCCAGCCCCCCGCAGGAGCAGCGCAGCGGGCAACTGGCCTTCCTGATCCCATTTCTGATGCTGCAATTCATCCTGTCGGGCGGCATGGCCACCGCCATTGACGCCACCGCCGGGGAAAAGGAGCGCGGCACGCTGGAAAGCCTGCTGGTGTCCCCTGTGCGCCGCGCCGAGGTGGTCACGGGCAAGCTGCTGGCCACCACCATCACGGCGCTGCTCAGCGCGTGCTTCAGCGTGCTGGGCTTCATTGTCAGCGGACTGGTGGCGGCGGCGTTCCTGGCAAGTAAAAGCGGACTGGGCGCAGACATCACCGCGTCGATGGGCGGCCAACTGAGTCTGACCTTCGGTGGCACGCTGGGGATGCTGGGGCTGGCGGCCAGCGCTGCCCTGATCATCAGCGCCGTGCTGATCGCCATCGGCATTTACGCCCGCAGCTTCAAGGAGGCGCAGACGTACATCGCGCCGTTGACGCTGGTGATCGTGCTGCCCGCCGTGATGCTGCAATTCGCGGACTTTCTGACGCTGAATACTGCCGTCTACGCCGTGCCGCTGTTCGGCTCGATGGTGTCGATCCTAAACATCGTCAAGGGCGCGGCGCAGCTTGACCAGATCCTGCTTGCCATTCTGGCCAACCTGATTGGGGCAGCGTTGCTGGCGTTGCTGGCGTTACATTCCTTTGGGCGGGAGGAAGTGATTTTTCGGAATTGA
- a CDS encoding adenylate kinase produces MQRIIVIGTTGSGKTTLARAIAAKLGLPHGEQDAWNHLADWQEAPLAQFRAAVDFFTAQHGWVMDGNYGKARDIGWSRADTLIWMDYPGQVVFWRVLTRTLQRVIGKQELWNGNRETWRGAVQADAPLRWIFKTHWRRRRETPELAAKYPNLAVIRLRSPCEAQRWFQNLSPEAESAPQPHPE; encoded by the coding sequence ATGCAGCGGATCATCGTCATCGGCACCACAGGTAGCGGCAAGACCACCCTGGCACGGGCTATTGCCGCGAAACTCGGACTACCTCACGGGGAGCAGGACGCCTGGAACCACCTTGCCGACTGGCAGGAAGCGCCGCTGGCGCAGTTCCGTGCGGCGGTGGACTTCTTCACCGCGCAACACGGCTGGGTGATGGACGGCAATTACGGCAAGGCGCGCGACATCGGCTGGTCGCGGGCCGACACGTTGATCTGGATGGATTACCCCGGACAGGTGGTGTTCTGGCGGGTGCTGACGCGCACGCTCCAGCGCGTGATCGGCAAGCAGGAGTTGTGGAACGGCAACCGCGAAACCTGGCGGGGCGCTGTGCAAGCCGACGCACCCCTACGCTGGATTTTCAAAACGCATTGGCGAAGGCGGCGCGAAACGCCCGAACTGGCCGCCAAATATCCGAACCTTGCTGTGATCCGTCTGCGCTCCCCGTGTGAGGCGCAGCGGTGGTTCCAGAATCTCAGCCCTGAAGCAGAATCTGCCCCCCAGCCGCATCCAGAGTGA
- the paaC gene encoding 1,2-phenylacetyl-CoA epoxidase subunit PaaC, producing MTAPALILSDVQQAALIRKLTALADDEIILAQRGGEWTGHAPILEEDIALANIAQDELGHAGMYLELRRALDGTDADALAFTRSADEFTSSRFVELPKGDWAFTMLRQYLYDAYEALWLDAARKSTYEPLAEVANKAFREERFHLQHTALWVERLALGTPESMKRTQDALNALWPYVGQLWQPVEGEDGLIEAGLLPDLNAVKTRWEGLIVPHLTIQCGLILPPGGAAQPGRDTHTEYLAPLLDEMQSVYRAHPDTPYW from the coding sequence ATGACCGCGCCCGCCCTGATCCTGTCTGATGTCCAACAAGCGGCCCTGATCCGCAAACTGACCGCTCTAGCCGATGATGAGATTATCCTGGCCCAGCGCGGCGGCGAATGGACTGGACACGCCCCGATTCTAGAAGAGGACATAGCCTTGGCCAACATCGCGCAGGACGAGCTGGGCCACGCGGGGATGTATCTGGAGCTGCGCCGCGCTCTGGACGGCACGGACGCCGACGCACTGGCGTTTACCCGCAGCGCCGACGAGTTCACCAGCAGCCGCTTTGTGGAATTGCCGAAAGGCGACTGGGCGTTCACCATGTTGCGCCAGTACCTCTATGACGCCTATGAGGCGCTGTGGTTGGACGCGGCCCGCAAAAGCACTTACGAGCCGCTGGCCGAGGTGGCGAATAAGGCTTTCCGCGAGGAGCGCTTCCATCTTCAGCACACGGCCCTCTGGGTGGAGCGGCTGGCCCTGGGAACACCCGAAAGCATGAAGCGCACGCAGGACGCCTTAAATGCCCTGTGGCCTTATGTCGGCCAGTTGTGGCAGCCGGTTGAGGGTGAAGATGGGTTGATTGAAGCTGGACTGCTGCCCGATCTGAACGCCGTTAAGACCCGCTGGGAGGGCTTGATCGTTCCGCACCTGACCATTCAGTGCGGCCTGATTCTTCCTCCCGGTGGAGCCGCGCAACCCGGACGCGACACGCACACTGAATACCTTGCGCCGCTGCTGGACGAGATGCAAAGCGTGTACCGCGCCCATCCCGACACACCGTACTGGTAA
- a CDS encoding GntR family transcriptional regulator translates to MQPIASARVVDVVRDQLRSAILAGDLAPGSRLSVPELARQLGVSRSPVREAVLLLVGEGLAVEQSRRGVEVARLELGDVLELYELRISLESLAARHAAERMTNTDLVALRGVLDAQGAAAVGDARSFRELDLRFHEIVSQTCGNTRLARHAALLAREMRLAAPLMVNEPWHLRQSHEEHRTIERALRQRDGPAAESAMREHLSRVCQSVRNRHSTTL, encoded by the coding sequence TTGCAACCGATTGCCAGCGCCCGCGTCGTGGATGTGGTGCGCGATCAGCTTCGTTCCGCCATTCTGGCTGGAGACCTTGCCCCTGGTTCGCGTCTGAGCGTGCCGGAACTGGCCCGCCAGTTGGGCGTCAGCCGCTCGCCTGTGCGCGAGGCCGTGCTGCTGCTGGTGGGCGAGGGTCTGGCGGTGGAACAGTCGCGCCGGGGCGTGGAAGTCGCGCGGCTGGAACTGGGTGATGTGCTGGAGCTGTACGAGCTGCGGATCAGCCTGGAAAGTCTGGCCGCCCGTCACGCCGCCGAGCGTATGACGAACACCGATCTGGTGGCGTTGCGCGGCGTGCTGGACGCCCAGGGTGCGGCGGCGGTGGGGGACGCCCGCAGCTTCCGTGAGCTGGATCTGCGCTTTCACGAGATCGTCTCCCAGACCTGCGGCAATACCCGGCTGGCCCGGCACGCGGCGCTGCTGGCCCGCGAGATGCGGCTGGCCGCGCCGCTGATGGTCAACGAGCCGTGGCACCTGCGCCAGAGCCACGAGGAACACCGCACCATTGAACGTGCCCTGCGTCAGCGCGACGGCCCCGCCGCCGAAAGTGCCATGCGCGAACACCTTAGCCGCGTGTGCCAGAGCGTGCGAAACCGACACAGTACAACCCTCTGA